Proteins encoded within one genomic window of Arachis ipaensis cultivar K30076 chromosome B08, Araip1.1, whole genome shotgun sequence:
- the LOC107612102 gene encoding constitutive photomorphogenesis protein 10-like isoform X3, whose translation MMTSARGGRPSSSSAPTYSWAPTTFVSASGKRIHREMVELNNDPPPHCSATIIGPLDGWSPALTITKVLTAIRSLLTNNPDPYKAVVPGIAHLYLENKAKHDIVAGEWTARFAK comes from the exons ATGATGACATCAGCAAGAGGAGGAAGACCCTCTTCGAGTTCAGCACCAACCTATTCATGGGCGCCGACAACGTTTGTGTCAGCATCGGGCAAGAGGATACATAGGGAGATGGTGGAGCTCAACAACGACCCTCCTCCACACTGCTCT GCCACCATCATTGGCCCCCTG GATGGTTGGAGTCCAGCACTAACCATTACCAAAGTGCTAACTGCAATTAGATCACTTTTGACAAATAATCCTGACCCTT ATAAAGCTGTTGTCCCTGGCATTGCTCACTTGTATTTAGAAAACAAAGCAAAACATGATATTGTTGCTGGAGAGTGGACTGCTCGATTTGCCAAGTGA
- the LOC107612102 gene encoding constitutive photomorphogenesis protein 10-like isoform X2, with product MMTSARGGRPSSSSAPTYSWAPTTFVSASGKRIHREMVELNNDPPPHCSAGPKDDNLYHGIATIIGPLDGWSPALTITKVLTAIRSLLTNNPDPYKAVVPGIAHLYLENKAKHDIVAGEWTARFAK from the exons ATGATGACATCAGCAAGAGGAGGAAGACCCTCTTCGAGTTCAGCACCAACCTATTCATGGGCGCCGACAACGTTTGTGTCAGCATCGGGCAAGAGGATACATAGGGAGATGGTGGAGCTCAACAACGACCCTCCTCCACACTGCTCTGCCGGCCCCAAGGACGATAACCTCTATCACGGGATCGCCACCATCATTGGCCCCCTG GATGGTTGGAGTCCAGCACTAACCATTACCAAAGTGCTAACTGCAATTAGATCACTTTTGACAAATAATCCTGACCCTT ATAAAGCTGTTGTCCCTGGCATTGCTCACTTGTATTTAGAAAACAAAGCAAAACATGATATTGTTGCTGGAGAGTGGACTGCTCGATTTGCCAAGTGA
- the LOC107612102 gene encoding constitutive photomorphogenesis protein 10-like isoform X4 encodes MMTSARGGRPSSSSAPTYSWAPTTFVSASGKRIHREMVELNNDPPPHCSAGPKDDNLYHGIATIIGPLELHTKVAYFSLTSYFFLIIPSTLPR; translated from the exons ATGATGACATCAGCAAGAGGAGGAAGACCCTCTTCGAGTTCAGCACCAACCTATTCATGGGCGCCGACAACGTTTGTGTCAGCATCGGGCAAGAGGATACATAGGGAGATGGTGGAGCTCAACAACGACCCTCCTCCACACTGCTCTGCCGGCCCCAAGGACGATAACCTCTATCACGGGATCGCCACCATCATTGGCCCCCTG GAACTGCATACCAAGGTGGCATATTTTTCCTTGACATCATATTTCTTTCTGATTATCCCTTCAACCCTCCCCAG GTAG
- the LOC107612102 gene encoding constitutive photomorphogenesis protein 10-like isoform X1: MLFQFNIFHFNNHSNLKSISAPSLSLFHLSTGTAYQGGIFFLDIIFLSDYPFNPPQVVFKTRIYHCNVDTDGHVSLGMLKDGWSPALTITKVLTAIRSLLTNNPDPYKAVVPGIAHLYLENKAKHDIVAGEWTARFAK, from the exons ATGCTATTTCAATTCAATATCTTTCATTTCAATAACCATTCAAATCTTAAATCCATATctgctccctctctctctctctttcacttGTCTACAGGAACTGCATACCAAGGTGGCATATTTTTCCTTGACATCATATTTCTTTCTGATTATCCCTTCAACCCTCCCCAG GTAGTATTCAAAACTCGCATTTACCACTGCAATGTTGACACTGATGGCCATGTTAGTCTCGGAATGTTGAAGGATGGTTGGAGTCCAGCACTAACCATTACCAAAGTGCTAACTGCAATTAGATCACTTTTGACAAATAATCCTGACCCTT ATAAAGCTGTTGTCCCTGGCATTGCTCACTTGTATTTAGAAAACAAAGCAAAACATGATATTGTTGCTGGAGAGTGGACTGCTCGATTTGCCAAGTGA